From a region of the Actinomycetota bacterium genome:
- a CDS encoding extracellular solute-binding protein, translated as MNKKLWFMLISLVIVSMIVTFSFFGCGQQPAAPVQEEAPAEEPVVEPEAEEPVAEEPAEPAAEEVVTLTYTSLRTEDVDRVNRINQVFMEQYPNIKIEFEPVKNTEYDAFLKTSLETGVGADIVMLRSYDGGRQIYDGGYLVELNEEIPNFNDFTPNSIGAWQTEDGVIYGVPYFGSITGVWYNKDIFADYGLEPPATWDQLLSAAQTLKENGEVAIAHGTNDQWVLTETLYCDLGPNFYGGEASRQALINREIKFTDPRFVKAYDALWQLVEYFPEGYQAIDYVTMQQMFCNEQAAMFIAGSWELGIIEDAGVNAGWFAPPVENEGDRLQYPFYADLALGVNKDSPYVEEALTYLKWIASAEHASLLANELPGMYPPLTIDFEISNPLSQQIMDMAKGDDVDTTGQLMWEKLSAQEPSGETLFNEACQKFFNGDITSQEAVELVQKGLDTWYFTE; from the coding sequence ATGAATAAGAAATTGTGGTTTATGCTGATATCATTGGTCATAGTATCAATGATAGTTACGTTTAGTTTCTTTGGTTGTGGTCAACAGCCGGCAGCTCCGGTGCAGGAAGAAGCACCAGCCGAGGAGCCTGTTGTTGAACCGGAAGCCGAGGAGCCTGTAGCAGAGGAGCCTGCTGAACCTGCTGCAGAAGAGGTGGTAACACTTACATATACCAGCTTAAGGACTGAAGATGTGGACCGGGTAAACAGGATTAACCAGGTGTTTATGGAGCAGTATCCTAATATAAAAATAGAGTTTGAACCAGTTAAAAATACTGAATATGATGCTTTCCTGAAAACATCACTAGAAACAGGGGTAGGAGCAGATATAGTGATGTTGAGGTCCTATGACGGTGGAAGGCAGATCTATGACGGAGGCTATTTAGTAGAGTTAAACGAAGAGATACCTAATTTTAATGATTTTACTCCCAACTCTATCGGAGCCTGGCAGACCGAAGACGGAGTTATATACGGGGTGCCTTATTTTGGCTCTATAACTGGTGTTTGGTATAATAAGGATATATTTGCTGACTATGGCCTGGAACCTCCTGCTACCTGGGACCAGCTGTTATCTGCAGCCCAGACCCTAAAAGAAAATGGGGAAGTAGCAATTGCCCATGGAACCAATGACCAATGGGTTCTTACCGAAACCCTGTATTGCGACTTGGGCCCCAATTTTTATGGGGGAGAAGCCAGCAGGCAAGCTTTAATCAACAGGGAAATCAAGTTTACTGATCCAAGATTTGTAAAAGCATATGATGCTTTATGGCAGCTGGTAGAATATTTCCCGGAAGGCTACCAGGCTATAGACTATGTTACCATGCAGCAGATGTTCTGCAATGAACAGGCAGCTATGTTTATTGCTGGATCCTGGGAGCTGGGAATAATTGAGGATGCAGGAGTAAACGCAGGATGGTTTGCGCCTCCGGTAGAAAATGAAGGAGACCGGCTCCAGTACCCATTTTATGCTGACTTGGCTTTGGGGGTAAATAAGGATTCCCCTTATGTTGAAGAGGCTTTAACTTATCTGAAATGGATTGCATCTGCAGAACATGCATCCTTGCTGGCAAATGAATTACCGGGAATGTATCCTCCCTTGACCATTGACTTCGAGATTAGCAATCCCTTATCTCAACAAATTATGGATATGGCTAAGGGGGACGATGTGGATACCACCGGCCAGTTGATGTGGGAAAAACTTTCTGCGCAGGAACCTAGCGGTGAAACTCTCTTTAATGAAGCCTGCCAGAAATTTTTCAATGGAGACATAACTTCTCAGGAAGCAGTGGAATTAGTCCAGAAAGGCCTGGATACCTGGTATTTTACCGAATAA
- a CDS encoding LacI family DNA-binding transcriptional regulator — protein MKNITLKDVAKESGVSVPTASRVLNNEKFVSSEVRDKVKAAAKKLNYEPMWTARSLRLRKTNIIGMIIPNVADYFFSSIVMGVERSIRNQGKELILFNTSNDENIEEKAIKLAISKRVEGIILATICKNNGVIKSMIHSFGTPFVVVDNKIDIDKADFVLSDDINGSHKLINHLIRVHGYKKIACISGPLDESSGFDKLSGYKKALADNGLEAEPDLVKVADWKKSKAYAATQELMNQKNRPEAIYCANANMLIGCFRYLNEKNIRVPQEVAVVTFDDYDFVSAMNPPVTTLQRIDLEIGEKAAELLLKRINGQGDGYQEVRIDADLIIRKSCGCS, from the coding sequence ATGAAGAATATAACCCTAAAAGATGTAGCCAAGGAATCAGGAGTGTCAGTCCCCACTGCTTCCAGGGTGTTGAATAATGAGAAGTTTGTATCCAGCGAAGTCAGGGACAAGGTAAAAGCAGCAGCTAAAAAGCTTAATTATGAGCCCATGTGGACTGCCCGCAGCCTGAGGCTTAGAAAAACCAATATAATTGGCATGATAATTCCCAATGTAGCTGATTATTTCTTTTCAAGTATTGTAATGGGAGTGGAGAGATCCATTAGAAACCAGGGCAAAGAACTAATACTTTTTAATACCAGCAATGATGAAAACATTGAAGAAAAGGCCATAAAACTGGCCATATCCAAAAGGGTAGAGGGAATCATACTGGCTACTATCTGTAAAAATAACGGAGTTATCAAATCTATGATACACAGTTTTGGCACCCCCTTTGTGGTGGTAGACAATAAGATAGATATAGATAAGGCAGACTTTGTATTAAGCGATGATATTAACGGCTCCCATAAATTGATTAATCATTTGATAAGGGTTCATGGCTATAAAAAGATTGCCTGTATCAGCGGTCCCCTGGATGAATCCAGCGGTTTTGACAAGTTAAGCGGCTATAAGAAAGCTTTAGCTGATAATGGTTTAGAGGCAGAACCGGACCTTGTAAAGGTGGCAGACTGGAAGAAGAGTAAGGCCTATGCGGCTACCCAGGAATTAATGAACCAAAAAAACAGGCCGGAAGCTATTTATTGTGCCAATGCCAATATGTTAATTGGATGTTTCCGTTACCTGAATGAAAAAAACATAAGGGTTCCCCAGGAGGTGGCGGTGGTGACCTTTGATGATTATGATTTTGTTTCTGCCATGAATCCGCCAGTCACCACCCTGCAGCGGATTGATTTGGAGATAGGGGAAAAGGCAGCAGAGCTGCTGCTAAAAAGGATAAACGGCCAAGGCGATGGATACCAGGAAGTCAGGATTGATGCTGATTTGATAATTAGGAAATCTTGCGGATGCAGTTAA
- a CDS encoding DeoR/GlpR family DNA-binding transcription regulator, translating to MLGEERREYILNIINETGSVKAQEIAAQLQVSEATIRRDLNRLSRNNLVKRTYGGAIRSLSVGQEMIFNTQKQRNIEEKKKIGLAASQLIEEGDVIIIESGTTGYHTALNIRNKKKLTVITNGCEIASVLSSLNPEFTIILSGGILDPQTHSLIGPIADHTFTNLNVDKAFIGITGLDINRGITAVNQIEANTKRNIINSAKQVIALADHSKLGHISINFVAGISSIDILVTDNLANKAFMDKLKKTGLAIIQK from the coding sequence ATGCTGGGTGAAGAAAGAAGAGAATATATTCTAAATATCATCAATGAAACCGGCAGCGTAAAAGCGCAGGAAATTGCTGCCCAATTGCAAGTATCTGAAGCCACCATCAGGCGTGACTTAAACCGTCTGAGCCGAAATAATTTAGTTAAAAGAACCTATGGCGGAGCCATACGGAGCCTATCGGTAGGCCAGGAAATGATTTTCAATACCCAGAAGCAAAGGAATATAGAAGAAAAGAAAAAAATTGGCCTAGCCGCTTCCCAGCTGATAGAAGAAGGGGATGTAATTATTATTGAATCGGGTACTACCGGTTATCATACCGCCTTAAACATCAGGAACAAAAAGAAGTTAACAGTAATAACCAACGGGTGTGAAATAGCTTCGGTACTTTCCAGCCTTAACCCTGAATTTACCATTATATTAAGCGGGGGGATACTTGATCCCCAAACCCATTCCCTAATCGGTCCCATTGCCGACCATACTTTTACTAATTTGAATGTAGATAAGGCTTTTATCGGTATCACCGGCTTGGATATCAACCGGGGAATCACTGCTGTCAACCAGATCGAAGCTAACACCAAACGAAACATAATAAACAGCGCCAAACAGGTTATAGCCCTGGCCGACCACTCAAAACTGGGGCATATTTCCATAAACTTTGTAGCCGGCATTTCCAGCATAGACATCTTGGTTACGGACAATTTAGCCAATAAGGCTTTTATGGATAAGCTCAAGAAAACAGGGTTGGCCATAATCCAGAAATAA
- a CDS encoding Glu/Leu/Phe/Val dehydrogenase yields the protein MDNIWTQSLGRLAKVADMLSLDQGMLKYLSIPRKITEVAVPVKMDDGRLDVFTGYRVVHSTNRGPAKGGIRYHPQVDLDEIKALALLMSLKCALANLPFGGSKGGVTVDPQQLSARELENLTRRYTFELIPNLGPEKDIPAPDVGTNAQVMAWIMDTYSIDKGYAVPGVVTGKPIALGGSQGREEATGRGCVYNLLSALKVLRYDKPCLKVAIQGFGNVGSNAARILCDLGFRIVAISDVGGAVYNDQGLDVYQLFNYVEDHKTVSGYPEAENLAREDIFGIEADIFIPAALENQITESTAAKIKARIVAEGANAPTTPQGDQVLADKGIFVIPDILANSGGVTVSYFEWVQGNDAYFWSKRKVDIALKEVMDAAFDQVYSLHQSKKISMRDAAYLIAVEKIVEAVRLRGVYP from the coding sequence ATGGATAACATATGGACCCAGAGCCTGGGGAGACTGGCTAAAGTGGCAGATATGCTGTCTCTAGACCAGGGAATGCTCAAATACCTTTCCATACCCAGGAAAATAACAGAGGTAGCGGTACCGGTAAAAATGGATGACGGCAGGCTGGACGTTTTTACCGGATACCGGGTGGTTCATTCCACTAACCGGGGGCCGGCTAAGGGGGGTATAAGATACCACCCCCAGGTAGACCTGGATGAAATAAAGGCTTTGGCCCTTTTGATGAGCTTAAAATGTGCATTAGCCAACCTGCCATTTGGAGGATCCAAGGGAGGGGTTACTGTAGATCCCCAGCAGCTTTCTGCCCGGGAGCTTGAAAACCTAACCCGCCGGTATACTTTCGAGCTAATACCCAACTTGGGCCCTGAAAAAGATATTCCCGCCCCGGATGTGGGCACCAATGCCCAGGTGATGGCCTGGATTATGGATACCTATTCCATCGATAAGGGTTATGCGGTTCCGGGAGTAGTTACCGGCAAGCCTATAGCCCTGGGCGGTTCCCAGGGCAGGGAAGAGGCTACCGGCAGGGGCTGTGTTTATAACCTGCTTTCTGCCTTAAAAGTGCTTCGCTATGATAAGCCCTGTTTAAAGGTAGCCATACAGGGGTTTGGCAATGTGGGCTCCAATGCAGCCCGGATACTCTGCGACCTGGGGTTTAGGATAGTAGCCATATCTGATGTGGGGGGAGCGGTATATAATGACCAGGGCCTGGATGTTTACCAGCTTTTTAATTATGTGGAAGATCATAAAACTGTGTCCGGATATCCGGAAGCGGAAAACCTGGCCAGGGAAGATATATTTGGCATAGAAGCAGATATCTTTATACCTGCTGCGCTGGAGAACCAGATAACCGAATCTACTGCAGCCAAGATAAAGGCCAGGATTGTAGCAGAAGGGGCTAATGCCCCTACTACTCCCCAGGGAGACCAGGTACTGGCTGATAAAGGTATCTTTGTTATCCCTGATATACTGGCTAACTCAGGAGGAGTAACCGTATCCTATTTTGAATGGGTACAGGGAAACGATGCCTATTTCTGGTCCAAAAGAAAGGTAGACATAGCTTTAAAAGAAGTTATGGATGCCGCTTTTGACCAGGTATATAGCCTGCACCAATCCAAAAAGATATCTATGAGGGATGCTGCTTATCTTATTGCGGTAGAAAAAATAGTGGAAGCAGTGAGGCTAAGGGGAGTATATCCGTAA
- a CDS encoding P-II family nitrogen regulator — MLRKIECYIQPTKLDEVKEGLIEAGIEGMSVTEVLGFGRQRGYLDGETPNKSVKLLPKIKLEIVVGEDDVDKITAAIIKLAGTGCIGSGKIFVLPVEDAIRIRTSESGISAIT; from the coding sequence ATGCTAAGAAAAATTGAATGCTATATCCAGCCCACCAAGCTGGATGAAGTTAAAGAAGGCCTCATAGAGGCCGGTATAGAAGGGATGTCAGTAACCGAAGTGCTGGGATTTGGCAGGCAAAGAGGATATCTGGATGGGGAGACTCCCAATAAAAGCGTTAAACTTCTTCCTAAAATTAAACTGGAGATAGTGGTAGGGGAAGATGATGTAGATAAAATTACTGCCGCCATTATCAAGCTGGCCGGTACCGGATGTATCGGTTCCGGGAAGATATTTGTTCTTCCGGTAGAAGATGCCATACGAATACGTACTTCTGAATCAGGTATAAGTGCTATAACCTAA
- a CDS encoding Gfo/Idh/MocA family oxidoreductase, whose product MKTLGLGMVGYGFIGRVHTISYLDMPFYYSPVPFKIKPVGVCSVPIDDAEKGIGEAGFEFATEDYRQLIERDDIDIIEVCTPNYLHKDIIIEALEAGKHVVCEKPLAMNLDEARQILEAAKQHPGQVAQVSFEYRYQPAVMRARQLIQEGFLGRIYSSRIVYLHAGNADPNRPAYWKIQKEFCGGGSLYDLGSHIIDITRFLLGDFKKVFSKLDIFVKERPIGGNTEGVCRVDTEDLALMLFELENGVSGTLEASKVANGTNDEIRFEIHGDKGAIRFNSMQPNYLEVYDNRNQGEPIGGFRGFTAIETVQRYPKPATQFPGPKFAIGWIRYHMGSAFDFLNNIAQNQQPEADMYAGYKVQEVMEAAMISNSRNTWVDLPLRGDE is encoded by the coding sequence ATGAAAACATTAGGTTTGGGAATGGTAGGCTACGGTTTTATAGGCAGAGTGCATACCATCTCTTATCTGGATATGCCTTTCTATTACAGTCCTGTACCTTTCAAGATAAAACCGGTAGGCGTTTGCTCGGTCCCTATTGATGATGCCGAGAAGGGCATAGGAGAGGCAGGATTTGAGTTTGCCACCGAAGATTACCGGCAGCTTATAGAAAGGGATGATATTGATATTATAGAGGTATGCACCCCTAATTATTTGCATAAGGATATAATTATAGAAGCACTGGAGGCAGGCAAACATGTGGTTTGTGAAAAACCTTTGGCTATGAATCTGGATGAAGCCCGGCAGATACTGGAAGCGGCAAAACAGCATCCTGGACAGGTAGCCCAGGTAAGTTTTGAGTACAGGTACCAGCCTGCTGTAATGCGGGCCAGGCAGCTTATCCAGGAAGGTTTTTTAGGCCGTATATACAGCAGCAGGATTGTTTATCTCCATGCTGGAAATGCAGATCCTAACCGTCCTGCCTATTGGAAAATACAGAAAGAATTTTGCGGGGGCGGCTCTCTTTACGACCTGGGATCCCACATCATAGATATAACCAGGTTCCTGTTAGGGGACTTTAAAAAGGTGTTTTCCAAGCTGGACATATTTGTAAAGGAAAGACCCATTGGGGGCAATACTGAAGGGGTATGCCGGGTAGACACTGAAGACCTGGCCCTGATGCTGTTTGAGCTTGAAAATGGGGTCTCAGGGACATTGGAAGCTTCCAAAGTGGCCAATGGTACCAATGATGAAATAAGGTTTGAGATCCATGGGGACAAAGGAGCCATAAGGTTTAACAGTATGCAGCCCAACTACTTGGAGGTATATGATAACAGAAACCAGGGAGAGCCCATAGGCGGGTTCCGGGGTTTTACAGCTATTGAAACCGTGCAGCGTTACCCTAAACCGGCTACCCAGTTTCCTGGACCCAAGTTTGCCATAGGGTGGATCAGGTATCATATGGGAAGCGCTTTTGATTTTTTAAATAATATTGCCCAAAACCAGCAGCCTGAGGCTGATATGTATGCGGGATACAAAGTTCAGGAAGTAATGGAAGCAGCTATGATTTCTAATAGCCGCAACACATGGGTAGACCTACCTTTAAGGGGGGATGAATAA
- a CDS encoding aspartate aminotransferase family protein, whose amino-acid sequence MSYDHDWAKVDAHAIPQIKVDPPGPKSQALHARAERYMKGYSSQVKLFPVAFESAHGVTMTDVDGNTYIDFSSGIYVTNLGHCHPKVVEYIQKYTGQLMNCHDYTTEIKARFLEKLASVTPGNLSGVQMYCAGTEAVEAAMRAARAFTNKYEFFSFYGDFHGKTMSAVSLTEVANYTSGPRAVGHHMAPNGHCYHCHFQKKYPECGLFCVDALEKQILMEGTGNVAAIVMEPIQGWGGSVVYPDDYLPKIRKMCDKLGILMIVDEVLTCCGRTGKMFCVDHYDVVPDIIVLGKGLANGFPCTAFAIREDYTDVLEKISASTSYGGNPMAAAAGLASLEVIEEENIVERSAKLGSFIMGKLEQIRDSHPIIGEVRGKGCLLGMEVVKDKQTKEPFDEAGRKIYQKAFANGLAWIPAGHNLRMSPPLIMEEDVAQKALEIIDHAIGEVEKEYGY is encoded by the coding sequence ATGAGCTATGACCATGATTGGGCAAAAGTAGATGCCCACGCTATCCCCCAAATTAAAGTAGATCCCCCAGGACCAAAATCCCAGGCGCTGCATGCCAGGGCAGAAAGATATATGAAGGGCTATTCATCTCAGGTAAAACTTTTCCCGGTAGCTTTCGAGAGCGCCCATGGGGTAACCATGACCGATGTTGACGGCAATACCTATATAGATTTTTCTTCCGGAATCTATGTTACCAATTTAGGCCATTGTCATCCCAAGGTAGTAGAATACATACAGAAATACACTGGGCAACTTATGAACTGCCATGACTATACCACTGAAATAAAGGCCAGGTTTCTGGAAAAATTAGCTTCAGTTACACCCGGCAACCTAAGCGGGGTTCAGATGTATTGTGCCGGAACAGAAGCAGTAGAGGCAGCTATGAGGGCTGCCCGGGCATTTACCAATAAATATGAGTTTTTCAGCTTCTATGGTGATTTCCATGGAAAAACAATGAGTGCTGTATCCCTTACTGAAGTAGCCAATTACACTTCCGGACCCAGGGCAGTGGGCCACCATATGGCTCCCAACGGACATTGTTACCACTGCCATTTCCAGAAAAAATACCCGGAATGCGGCCTGTTCTGTGTAGACGCTTTAGAGAAGCAGATTTTAATGGAAGGCACTGGAAACGTTGCGGCCATAGTCATGGAGCCCATACAGGGATGGGGAGGATCAGTGGTTTATCCTGATGATTACCTGCCTAAAATAAGGAAGATGTGTGATAAGCTGGGCATCCTGATGATTGTAGATGAAGTTTTAACCTGCTGCGGCCGTACCGGCAAGATGTTCTGTGTAGACCATTACGATGTGGTGCCTGATATTATTGTATTGGGCAAAGGTTTGGCTAATGGTTTCCCCTGCACTGCTTTTGCCATCAGGGAAGACTATACTGATGTGTTGGAAAAAATTTCTGCCTCTACTTCCTATGGAGGCAACCCTATGGCAGCTGCTGCCGGCCTGGCTTCCCTGGAGGTAATAGAAGAAGAAAACATAGTAGAGAGGTCTGCTAAACTGGGAAGCTTTATAATGGGCAAGCTGGAGCAGATTAGGGACAGCCACCCCATAATTGGAGAAGTGCGGGGCAAGGGATGCCTGCTAGGCATGGAAGTAGTAAAAGACAAACAGACCAAAGAGCCCTTTGACGAAGCGGGTAGAAAGATTTACCAGAAAGCTTTTGCCAATGGATTGGCTTGGATTCCAGCCGGCCATAACTTGAGGATGTCTCCGCCTTTGATCATGGAAGAAGATGTTGCCCAGAAAGCACTGGAGATTATAGACCATGCCATTGGGGAAGTGGAAAAAGAATACGGGTATTAA
- a CDS encoding DegV family protein, which yields MNKIKIVTDSTADISPKLVEKYNIEVIPLYVNFGEESYLDDGQRLTKKQFYEKLEKTKAQVTTSQPAPQDFIEVYGRLLEDYQSIISIHISQKMSGTFNSAQIAKRKFPNSDIEIIDSELVHMPLGLLVIKAAELALKNRPKEEIIDAVQELKQKIKVLFIPHTLKYMIKSGRIGRAKGLIASLLEIRPILTFHKGETSQFKTTRRFGQAKDELIKSMKGMIKDTNNLTVIVSDSDAKAEGDMMAQRIKEAFSPREIMRAEVGPVVGNHLGPGGITVTFYEE from the coding sequence ATGAATAAAATAAAAATCGTTACCGACAGTACAGCTGATATATCTCCGAAGTTAGTTGAAAAATATAACATAGAAGTAATACCCCTGTATGTCAATTTTGGAGAGGAAAGTTATCTGGATGATGGCCAAAGATTGACCAAAAAACAATTCTATGAAAAATTGGAAAAGACCAAGGCCCAGGTAACCACTTCGCAGCCTGCGCCCCAGGATTTCATTGAAGTTTACGGCAGGCTCTTGGAAGATTACCAATCAATAATTTCCATACATATCTCCCAAAAAATGTCTGGCACCTTTAATTCTGCCCAGATAGCAAAAAGGAAATTTCCTAATAGCGATATAGAAATTATTGATTCTGAACTGGTGCATATGCCTTTGGGCCTCCTGGTAATAAAAGCAGCGGAGCTAGCCCTTAAGAACAGGCCCAAGGAAGAAATAATTGATGCAGTTCAGGAGCTCAAGCAGAAAATAAAGGTTCTGTTTATACCGCATACTTTAAAATATATGATTAAGAGCGGCAGAATAGGCAGGGCCAAGGGTTTGATTGCTTCCCTGCTGGAAATACGGCCTATACTTACTTTCCATAAGGGAGAAACTTCTCAGTTTAAAACTACCAGGAGGTTTGGCCAGGCAAAGGATGAACTGATAAAATCAATGAAAGGCATGATAAAAGATACCAATAACCTGACGGTTATTGTTTCTGATTCTGATGCCAAGGCTGAAGGGGACATGATGGCCCAAAGAATTAAAGAGGCTTTCTCTCCCAGGGAAATTATGAGGGCTGAAGTGGGGCCGGTGGTAGGAAACCACCTTGGTCCGGGGGGAATAACCGTAACTTTTTATGAAGAGTAG